Part of the Sodalinema gerasimenkoae IPPAS B-353 genome is shown below.
CCAACAATTGTCGTTTAGGGGAACAATAGACTAAGCTGCTAGTTATAGTCACCTATCAGCACCTTGACGGGATACCGTGCCAAAACGTCATTTCTGGATTTCTCTATTGATCACCCTGGGCTTAGCGACTGCCGTTGAGCCGGCTCGCGGACAGGCGCAGCTCCCCCATGTTCCTGACCTCGATCGCGAACAACTCGAAGAACTCGGGTCAAGCATTCTTCAGGAAGCCGATCGCTGGGCCCGTTTCCAGCAGTACGATCGCGCTGTTCCCCGTGCCGAGTTGGGGGTAGAGCTATTGCCCTCAAATGCCCAAGCTTGGGGGATTTTGGGCAGCTTGTACCTACAAGTAGATCGGGTTGAGGATGGCATCGCGGCATTACAGACCGCCCGTTCCTTGGAACCGGAGAATGCACTCGTTCGCTTTGCCCTCGGGTCTGCCTACTTCCAGGCGGAAAACTACGCTGAGGCGGTAAATGAGTTGCAGGCCGGATTAGAACTAGAACCCGGGGAACTCGGCGCCTTGTTTGACTTGGGGAATGCCTATTACATGAAGGGGGATTTCGACCGAGCCATCGAATACTATGAAATTGCCTTCGAACAGAATGAAAACTTTTGGCCCGCGATTAACAATATCGGCCTAGTTCGCTATGAAATGGGTGAGGTGGATGAGGCCCTAGAACTGTGGAAAGCCTCCCAGGAACTGGCCCCCCAGGAAGCTGAGCCTCAGCTGGCGATCGCCGTGGCTCGTTATGCTCAGGGCGATCGCACGGCGGTTCGCCTTGCAGAAGTAGCCCTAGAACTCGACGTTCGCTACGCTGAAATTGACTTCTTAGAACTCAACCTTT
Proteins encoded:
- a CDS encoding tetratricopeptide repeat protein, translating into MPKRHFWISLLITLGLATAVEPARGQAQLPHVPDLDREQLEELGSSILQEADRWARFQQYDRAVPRAELGVELLPSNAQAWGILGSLYLQVDRVEDGIAALQTARSLEPENALVRFALGSAYFQAENYAEAVNELQAGLELEPGELGALFDLGNAYYMKGDFDRAIEYYEIAFEQNENFWPAINNIGLVRYEMGEVDEALELWKASQELAPQEAEPQLAIAVARYAQGDRTAVRLAEVALELDVRYAEIDFLELNLWGDRLIAAARELLSTPQIQEIVASVRNQQQPLSIEMNP